A region of Panicum virgatum strain AP13 chromosome 8N, P.virgatum_v5, whole genome shotgun sequence DNA encodes the following proteins:
- the LOC120685853 gene encoding NAD(P)H-quinone oxidoreductase subunit T, chloroplastic-like, with protein sequence MAAATASRPLTPLLHRHQPRNRRRASAIVVAAASTPDAEPTAAAGAGQEKKKTVDTRIHWSDPDEGWIGGKAKKDGAGGRGKNEPLGGRFADLVNAASESHYQFLGITPEADIEEIKAAYRRLSKEYHPDTTTLQLKVASEKFIRLREVYNVLSKEESRRFYDWTLAQEAESRRLQQLRSRLEDPYEQDIQNYESVPDMVDRLGGRNMKLSDQAMTALTIDFVIIIISVICIIYAVFFKEQY encoded by the exons ATGGCGGCAGCCACGGCCTCGCGCCCCCTCACGCCCCTCCTCCACCGGCACCAGCCGCGCAACCGGCGGCGCGCGAGCGCCATCGTAGTTGCCGCCGCGAGCACGCCGGACGCCGAGCCGACGGCCGCAGCCGGTGCGGggcaggagaagaagaagacggtgGACACGAGGATACACTGGTCCGACCCGGACGAAGGGTGGATCGGTGGCAAGGCCAAGAAGGACGGCGCTGGCGGCCGCGGCAAGAACGAGCCGCTGGGAGGGAGGTTCGCCGACCTCGTCAACGCCGCGTCCGAGTCTCACTACCA GTTCCTGGGGATAACGCCGGAGGCGGACATCGAGGAGATCAAGGCAGCGTACCGGCGGCTGTCCAAGGAGTACCACCCAGACACGACGACTCTACAACTCAAGGTGGCGTCGGAGAAGTTCATCCGCCTCCGGGAGGTGTACAACGTGCTGAGCAAGGAGGAAAGCCGGCGGTTCTACGACTGGACGCTGGCGCAGGAGGCCGAGAGCCGGCGGCTGCAGCAGCTTAGGTCCAGGCTCGAGGACCCCTACGAGCAGGACATCCAGAACTACGAGTCCGTGCCAGACATGGTCGACCGCCTCGGCGGCAGGAACATGAAGCTCAGCGACCAGGCCATGACCGCGCTCACCATTGATTTCGTCATCATCATTATCTCCGTCATCTGCATCATCTACGCTGTGTTCTTCAAGGAGCAGTACTGA